The Acidobacteriota bacterium genome has a segment encoding these proteins:
- a CDS encoding GerMN domain-containing protein, with amino-acid sequence MFRRRRALAALVMLVVGLLFVSHRVGRLVVLYGLRKASPGAVEADLPGEVEVSSGAMASPAKRTVKLFFEDAQSGAWAVEERTVVQTASEASQAKQALAELFLGPRRKGHAPSCPPGARLEELILSPDGTAYVDLSSDFVPRGRLGGSEVEHHAVFAVVHTLTVNFPEIRRVRFLIQGQPMEHLGGHLYMGSAFRSAESEEDIPPHPGGIGGEAGLPAEAEPPASDAKNS; translated from the coding sequence ATGTTCCGCCGCCGCCGCGCGCTCGCAGCCCTGGTAATGTTGGTGGTGGGACTCTTGTTCGTGTCGCACCGCGTCGGCCGCCTCGTGGTGCTGTACGGGCTTCGCAAGGCTTCCCCGGGTGCCGTCGAGGCCGACCTGCCCGGCGAGGTGGAAGTCTCCTCCGGGGCGATGGCCTCGCCCGCGAAGCGCACCGTAAAGCTGTTTTTTGAGGACGCCCAAAGCGGAGCCTGGGCCGTGGAGGAACGTACCGTTGTGCAGACGGCCTCGGAGGCCTCCCAGGCCAAGCAGGCGCTCGCGGAGCTTTTCCTCGGCCCCCGCCGAAAAGGCCACGCGCCGTCCTGCCCGCCGGGGGCGCGCCTCGAGGAATTAATTCTATCACCGGACGGAACCGCCTACGTGGACCTCTCCTCCGATTTTGTCCCCCGCGGCAGGCTGGGGGGAAGCGAGGTCGAACACCACGCCGTCTTTGCCGTGGTCCACACGCTTACGGTCAATTTTCCAGAAATCCGCCGCGTGCGCTTCCTTATCCAGGGGCAGCCGATGGAGCACCTGGGCGGCCATCTGTACATGGGCAGCGCCTTCCGCAGCGCCGAAAGCGAAGAGGATATTCCCCCGCACCCGGGGGGTATCGGCGGGGAGGCCGGCCTGCCCGCCGAGGCGGAGCCCCCGGCAAGCGACGCGAAAAACAGCTAG
- a CDS encoding N-acetylmuramoyl-L-alanine amidase — translation MVSRRLVLFVSFLSWAAGVALPQEAVSPDPTPVAPVEAESASLYLAAGGRVHPISAVRLGETIYASLDDAAPHLGLAIEAKEKGLVVRSEKSYLAFSEDFSAALVGSHLYSVRPVPVQAGERLYVPLAFLRKHLPQLVEAPFAFHEDTPSIEMRTLACRLRLEDSGGEGAPSKRWVLSFEERPAFTTTFSKQSAALFFEGTRFRMAFPKDLPSGLEFRHESLPMGDRLVWQWGEDKVWEGYVEARGEKEIVLTLEPGGAVRAASARTGPRQIQVVILDPGHGGEAAGAVGKGGLREKDIVLRVALEARDLLAAKGLEVYLTREVDADMPLMERAEFANAKRGDVFVSIHANASLRPTTVGAETFFMSYEALDDESRQLSLLENQGIIVPSGRGAAPAPDPLEVILWHMAQAQYLDQSSRLAEEIQARLNAHLGTPNRGVKQAPFAVLMGTAMPAVLVEVGFLSNPEEEHLLKRDGHRQKIARALAESILAFKRGWDARTAAAPKARPHSDLPRPDRDWR, via the coding sequence TTGGTCTCGCGCCGCCTCGTGCTGTTCGTTTCGTTTCTTTCGTGGGCGGCAGGCGTGGCGCTTCCACAGGAGGCGGTTTCGCCGGACCCGACTCCCGTCGCGCCGGTGGAAGCCGAGAGCGCTTCCCTCTATCTTGCCGCCGGGGGGCGCGTGCACCCGATAAGCGCCGTGCGCCTTGGAGAAACAATCTACGCGTCCCTCGACGACGCCGCCCCGCACCTGGGCCTTGCCATCGAGGCGAAAGAAAAGGGCCTTGTTGTGCGCTCCGAAAAAAGCTACCTCGCGTTTTCGGAGGATTTCTCCGCGGCGCTCGTGGGCTCTCACTTGTACTCGGTGCGGCCTGTGCCGGTGCAGGCGGGAGAGCGGTTGTACGTGCCGCTTGCGTTTTTGAGGAAGCACCTGCCGCAACTGGTCGAGGCCCCGTTCGCCTTCCACGAGGATACACCCAGCATTGAAATGCGGACGCTCGCCTGCCGCCTCCGCCTGGAAGATTCCGGCGGAGAAGGCGCTCCCTCCAAGCGCTGGGTGCTCTCGTTTGAAGAGCGGCCCGCGTTCACGACGACGTTTTCGAAACAAAGCGCCGCCCTCTTCTTCGAAGGGACGCGCTTCAGGATGGCGTTTCCCAAGGATCTTCCCTCCGGCCTGGAGTTCCGCCACGAGTCCCTGCCCATGGGTGATCGCCTCGTGTGGCAGTGGGGCGAGGACAAGGTGTGGGAAGGTTACGTGGAAGCCCGGGGCGAGAAGGAAATCGTGCTCACGCTGGAGCCGGGGGGCGCAGTGCGCGCCGCCTCCGCACGCACCGGGCCGCGCCAGATCCAGGTCGTGATCCTCGATCCCGGTCACGGAGGCGAAGCGGCGGGCGCCGTCGGAAAGGGCGGCCTCCGGGAAAAAGATATCGTTCTCCGGGTCGCCCTCGAGGCACGGGACCTGCTCGCGGCCAAAGGGCTCGAGGTTTATCTCACGCGCGAAGTGGACGCGGACATGCCCCTGATGGAGCGCGCGGAGTTCGCAAACGCCAAGCGCGGCGACGTGTTCGTCAGCATCCACGCGAACGCCTCCCTCCGCCCGACCACCGTGGGGGCGGAGACGTTCTTTATGAGTTACGAGGCGCTCGACGACGAGTCGCGGCAGCTTTCGCTTCTTGAGAACCAGGGCATAATCGTCCCCTCCGGCCGGGGCGCGGCGCCCGCACCGGACCCGCTTGAAGTGATTCTGTGGCATATGGCGCAGGCCCAGTACCTTGACCAAAGCAGCCGACTCGCCGAGGAGATCCAGGCCCGCCTCAACGCCCATCTGGGCACCCCGAACCGCGGGGTCAAGCAGGCGCCGTTTGCCGTGCTGATGGGCACGGCGATGCCGGCCGTGCTGGTGGAGGTCGGCTTCCTGAGCAACCCGGAGGAGGAGCACCTGCTCAAGCGCGACGGGCACCGGCAAAAGATTGCCCGCGCCCTTGCCGAGAGCATTCTCGCGTTCAAACGCGGCTGGGACGCCCGCACCGCCGCCGCCCCGAAGGCTCGCCCGCATTCGGACTTGCCCCGGCCCGACCGGGACTGGCGTTGA
- a CDS encoding DUF3568 family protein → MRVKHILAGLAFASLLGSLGCMVAVAAGAGAGGYYYIRGDVARDYSYSLEHCATATHEALLSLELRNISPRKDALKARFKARRANGAPVVVKLKRLTENSTQVRVRAGRVGDRGMGEVIHERIQQHF, encoded by the coding sequence ATGCGCGTGAAACACATCCTGGCCGGGTTGGCGTTCGCGAGTCTGTTGGGCTCGCTCGGATGCATGGTGGCGGTCGCCGCGGGAGCGGGGGCCGGCGGATACTATTACATTCGGGGCGATGTGGCGCGCGACTACAGCTACAGCCTCGAACATTGCGCGACGGCCACGCACGAGGCGCTTCTGAGCCTCGAGCTGCGCAACATCTCCCCGAGGAAAGACGCCCTGAAAGCCCGCTTCAAGGCCCGGCGCGCGAACGGCGCTCCCGTGGTCGTAAAGCTCAAGCGCCTCACGGAGAACTCCACGCAGGTTCGCGTGCGCGCCGGAAGAGTCGGCGACCGCGGCATGGGCGAGGTCATCCACGAGCGCATCCAGCAGCATTTCTAA
- a CDS encoding glutamate racemase yields MTRSTPPRLRKASPRQAKRASANPSRSSRRSREAKTDRPIGLFDSGLGGLTVLKALRKFLPRERTLYFGDTARVPYGTKSPETVRRYAVEVARFLDAQGIKALVVACNTASSVALREVRRAVSVPVVGVLEPGVEAALRATRTGRIGIVGTAATVESRAYERALRRRRPGVRCVARACPLFVPLAEEGWGTRAVTRAVAGEYLAPLKRARVDTLILGCTHYPLLRSTVARVMGKGVVLVDSASTTAKAVRALLAARGLSSGGQRQSPAQARYFVSDDPRHFRRLAERFLGHAVRRARRVALRP; encoded by the coding sequence ATGACACGGTCGACTCCGCCCAGGCTTCGCAAAGCTTCGCCCCGGCAGGCAAAGCGCGCATCCGCCAATCCTTCGCGTTCATCCCGTCGCAGCCGTGAGGCGAAGACGGATCGGCCCATCGGGCTCTTCGACAGCGGCCTCGGAGGCCTCACGGTGCTCAAGGCGCTTCGAAAATTTCTTCCCCGCGAGCGCACCCTCTACTTCGGCGACACGGCGCGCGTTCCCTACGGCACGAAGTCGCCCGAAACGGTGCGCCGCTACGCCGTGGAAGTGGCGCGGTTCCTCGACGCGCAGGGCATCAAAGCGCTCGTCGTGGCCTGCAACACCGCCTCGAGCGTCGCCCTTCGGGAGGTTCGCCGCGCCGTGAGCGTTCCCGTGGTGGGCGTCCTCGAGCCGGGCGTCGAGGCGGCGCTTCGAGCGACGCGCACCGGGCGCATCGGCATCGTGGGCACGGCGGCCACCGTGGAAAGCCGCGCCTACGAGCGCGCGCTCCGGCGCCGCCGTCCCGGCGTTCGCTGCGTCGCGCGCGCCTGCCCGCTCTTTGTGCCCTTGGCCGAGGAAGGCTGGGGCACGCGGGCCGTGACGCGCGCCGTCGCCGGCGAGTATCTGGCTCCTCTCAAGCGGGCGCGCGTGGACACGCTCATCCTCGGATGCACGCACTACCCGCTTCTGAGAAGCACCGTCGCCCGCGTGATGGGAAAGGGAGTGGTGCTCGTCGATTCGGCCTCGACGACCGCCAAGGCCGTGCGTGCGCTCCTCGCCGCACGCGGCCTTTCCAGCGGCGGCCAGCGTCAAAGCCCGGCCCAAGCGCGCTATTTCGTGAGTGACGACCCGCGGCACTTCCGCCGTCTAGCGGAGCGGTTCCTCGGCCATGCAGTCCGCCGGGCGCGCCGCGTGGCGCTCCGGCCGTGA